One Phaseolus vulgaris cultivar G19833 chromosome 11, P. vulgaris v2.0, whole genome shotgun sequence genomic window carries:
- the LOC137826527 gene encoding protein CHROMATIN REMODELING 35-like produces MEPSVDVVSSAKRPRQMGFSSDPGGDKRLKVSSYSLPYSTHDKTSYVVDYSNPFAISDVLDSLESGKFGSVTKDIEDLIAQKMQILGPYFVKYPILVDQWEKAVMKLDEETPKLENQLVTVWTHQNVIDLEGEHTRKDLPATQNHVVIIDSDEEDDRDEKSMVPFHEVVLPKLVAPSPALKILGYQPPIPYAGERDLKIETSMEDKPNNTQNNKGVYVGVLEEEEDDIDIEDDGLEDIWKEMSMAIECSKDVSVDPHPDEEAEEEDDEDDDDCDHSFFLKDDLGYVCRVCGVIERGIETIFEFQYKVKRSTRTYASDSWNTKKTDVFGINVVKDDLIVTEIPAHPRHMKQMKPHQIEGFNFLGRNLAGDHPGGCILAHAPGSGKTFMIISFMQSFLGKYPNARPLVVLPKGILSTWKKEFQIWQVEDIPLYDFYTVKADSRSQQLEVLKQWMEQKSILFLGYKQFSSIVCDNGTNSTSLSCQDILLKVPSILILDEGHNPRNENTDMVQSLAKVQTPRKVVLSGTLYQNHVREVFNILNLVRPKFLKMETSKPIVRRIESRVHIPGMRTFYDLVENTLQKDPDFKRKIAVIQDLREMTSQVLHYYKGDFLDELPGLVDFTVVLTLSPRQKPEVGKIKKLSSRKFRISSIGSAVYLHPKLKPLAEKCGENSISDHVMDDLVDKLDIRDGVKSKFYYNLLNLCESAGEKLLVFSQYLLPLKYLERLTMKWKGWSLGREIFVISGESSSEHREWSMEKFNNSREAKVFFGSIKACGEGISLVGASRIIILDVHLNPSVTRQAIGRAFRPGQTKKVFVYRLVSADSPEEEDHHVCFKKELISKMWFEWNEYCGDRAFEVEAVEVKECGDEFLESPLLGEDVKALYKRWSSESEPGYQYKQNKRI; encoded by the exons ATGGAGCCCTCTGTTGATGTTGTGTCAAGTGCAAAACGCCCTCGACAAATGG GATTTTCTTCTGACCCGGGTGGAGACAAAAGACTGAAAGTTTCAAGTTATAGCCTGCCATACTCAACGCATGATAAGACTTCATATGTTGTTGATTACAGCAATCCATTTGCAATATCTGATGTTCTGGATAGTTTAGAGAGTGGAAAATTTGGAAGTGTCACAAAGGACATAGAGGACCTTATAGCCCAAAAAATGCAAATATTGGGCCCTTACTTTGTTAAATATCCCATTCTAGTGGATCAATGGGAGAAAGCGGTAATGAAACTTGATGAAGAAACTCCTAAGTTGGAAAATCAACTAGTTACTGTTTGGACGCATCAAAATGTCATAGATCTGGAGGGGGAACACACCAGAAAGGATCTCCCTGCAACACAAAATCATGTTGTGATTATTGATTCAGATGAGGAAGATGACAGAGATGAAAAATCTATGGTCCCATTTCATGAAGTTGTGTTGCCTAAACTAGTTGCACCGTCTCCTGCATTGAAGATACTT GGGTATCAACCTCCCATTCCTTACGCGGGAGAAAGAGATCTAAAAATTGAGACAAGTATGGAGGATAAACCTAACAACACTCAGAACAATAAAGGTGTTTATGTTGGTGTactggaagaggaagaagatgacatTGATATTGAAGATGATGGTCTAGAAGATATTTGGAAGGAGATGTCAATGGCTATAGAATGTTCCAAA GATGTTTCGGTTGATCCTCACCCAGATGAAGaagcagaagaagaagatgatgaagatgatgatgattgtgatcattcttttttcttaaaagatGACCTTGGCTATGTTTGTCGTGTTTGTGGGGTTATTGAACGAGGAATTGAAACCATATTTGAGTTTCAGTACAAG GTTAAACGAAGCACAAGAACTTATGCGTCTGATTCATGGAATACCAAGAAAACAGATGTATTTGGAATTAATGTTGTTAAAGATGACCTCATAGTTACTGAAATCCCAGCGCACCCTAGACACATGAAACAGATGAAACCCCATCAAATTGAAGGATTCAATTTTCTTGGTAGAAATCTTGCAGGTGACCATCCTGGTGGCTGCATCTTAGCCCATGCTCCAGGATCTGGGAAAACATTCATGATAATCAGTTTCATGCAAAGTTTTCTAGGCAAGTATCCGAATGCAAGACCCTTAGTGGTGCTTCCCAAGGGAATATTGTCAACATGGAAAAAGGAGTTTCAAATATGGCAGGTGGAGGACATACCTCTGTATGACTTCTACACAGTGAAGGCAGACAGCAGAagtcaacaactggaagtgctgAAGCAATGGATGGAGCAGAAGAGTATTCTTTTCCTAGGATACAAACAGTTCTCCTCTATTGTCTGTGATAATGGGACCAATAGTACATCATTATCTTGCCAAGATATTTTGCTCAAGGTTCCTTCAATTCTTATTTTAGACGAGGGACACAATCCTAGGAATGAAAACACAGATATGGTGCAGTCCCTTGCAAAAGTTCAAACGCCTAGAAAAGTTGTACTGTCAGGAACCCTTTATCAAAATCATGTCCGGGAGGtgtttaacattttaaatcttGTTCGGCCAAAATTTTTGAAGATGGAAACATCAAAGCCTATTGTGAGGCGCATTGAAAGTAGAGTTCATATACCAGGAATGAGAACCTTCTATGATTTAGTTGAAAACACTTTGCAGAAGGACCCtgattttaaaaggaaaatagcTGTTATACAAGATTTACGTGAGATGACGAGCCAGGTACTTCACTATTATAAAGGAGATTTTCTTGATGAGCTTCCTGGTCTTGTTGATTTTACCGTGGTGCTCACTCTTAGCCCTAGACAGAAGCCTGAAGTagggaaaataaaaaaactatctAGCAGAAAGTTCAGGATATCTTCTATAGGAAGTGCTGTCTATTTGCATCCTAAACTGAAACCACTAGCAGAAAAGTGTGGTGAAAATTCTATATCTGATCATGTAATGGATGATTTGGTAGATAAACTGGATATTAGAGATGGTGTGAAGTCAAAATTTTATTACAACTTGCTAAATCTGTGTGAATCAGCAGGGGAGAAGCTTCTAGTTTTCAGTCAGTATCTGTTACCTTTGAAATATTTAGAAAGGTTGACTATGAAGTGGAAAGGCTGGAGTCTTGGAAGAGAAATTTTTGTAATCTCAGGAGAATCAAGCTCTGAGCACCGAGAATGGTCCATGGAAAAATTTAACAATTCTCGTGAAGCCAAAGTCTTCTTTGGCTCAATCAAGGCATGTGGAGAGGGTATATCACTGGTTGGTGCCTCTCGCATAATTATCTTGGACGTTCATCTCAATCCATCGGTTACGCGTCAAGCTATAGGTCGTGCATTCAGACCCGGCCAGACGAAGAAGGTTTTTGTGTATCGTTTAGTATCCGCTGATTCTCCGGAAGAGGAAGACCACcatgtttgtttcaagaaagaattaatttcaaaaatgtggTTTGAATGGAATGAGTATTGCGGTGATCGAGCTTTTGAAGTTGAGGCAGTTGAGGTGAAAGAGTGTGGTGATGAATTTCTTGAAAGTCCACTGTTAGGGGAGGATGTAAAAGCTTTATATAAAAG GTGGTCAAGTGAATCAGAGCCTGGTTATCAGTATAAACAGAACAAGAGAATTTGA
- the LOC137826555 gene encoding uncharacterized protein isoform X1, which produces MAEQGSAAVNNGETEPQQNEHHLLNNHTDNNEVDNDEKSSDPELFCCLLQPVTADADPEYIGVRRLLLLRKAEAGIIRRRDWRCNEKTYVAYRNYMSRSKNWERDSSRAPSLQSTPGNSGRFFPSPTPHSRWSEVDSLSSGRDLQNANPVHNHRLSFGSSVSDSDHPRHRGAESAYSFVGMHCIFDKCKASVTVLKFGHMSSDLLGYGASDGTLTVCSVSENPSVIKQLDGHSKDVTDFDFTSNNQYIASSSLDKTVRVWEIAKGICIRVIYGVSPQLCIRFHPVNNNFLSVGNANKEINVFNFSTGRVINKSLFDSEVTSLDHDHTGLLIFCGDGQGCIYSVNMNSHTGVLSRSHRYRSSSKQKSPVTTVQYRSFSLLARGPVLLTCTQDGNLSFFSVALEINGYLTLRCSLKLAPRIHKIQASFCPLLSLEKGEFIVAGSEDSNVYFYDLTRPKNTCVNKLQGHRFPVMGIAWNHGENLLASSDFYGVVIVWKRERTNQNKYTQQ; this is translated from the exons ATGGCGGAGCAAGGCAGCGCCGCCGTCAACAACGGCGAAACAGAACCGCAACAAAACGAACACCACCTCCTCAACAACCACACCGACAACAACGAGGTAGACAATGACGAGAAGAGTTCAGATCCAGAGTTGTTCTGCTGTTTGCTTCAGCCAGTCACCGCCGACGCCGATCCCGAGTACATTGGCGTTCGCCGCCTCCTCCTTCTTCGGAAGGCGGAGGCTGGAATTATCCGCCGCAGA GATTGGAGATGCAATGAGAAAACTTATGTGGCATACCGGAATTACATGAGTAGGTCTAAAAACTGGGAAAGGGATAGTTCGCGAGCCCCTAGTCTGCAGAGTACTCCAGGAAACAG TGGCCGATTTTTTCCATCTCCAACTCCACACTCCCGTTGGTCTGAGGTGGATAGCTTGAGTTCTGGGAGG GATCTGCAAAATGCAAATCCAGTACATAATCATAGATTGAGTTTTGGCTCAAGTGTAAGTGATTCTGATCATCCTAGACACCGTGGGGCTGAGTCTGCTTATTCTTTTGTTGGAATGCATTGTATCTTTGACAAGTGCAAAGCCTCTG TTACCGTGTTGAAGTTTGGGCACATGAGTTCTGATCTACTTGGTTATGGGGCATCTGATGGAACCTTGACTGTCTGCAGTGTATCAGAGAATCCTTCAGTCATCAAACAACTGGATGGGCATTCCAAAGATGTAACAG attttgaTTTTACATCAAATAATCAATACATTGCATCGTCTTCATTGGATAAAACTGTGAGAGTATGGGAGATAGCGAAAGGTATTTGCATACGGGTGATATATGGAGTATCTCCACAATTGTGTATCCGTTTTCACCCT GTAAATAATAACTTCCTTTCAGTTGGAAATGCAAACAAAGAAATCAAC GTGTTCAATTTTAGTACCGGAAGGGTAATTAATAAATCACTATTTGACAGTGAAGTTACCTCTTTGGACCATGACCATACAGGACTTCTCATATTTTGTGGAGATGGACAG GGATGTATATACTCAGTAAATATGAACTCTCACACCGGTGTATTATCTCGCTCGCATCGTTATCGAAGTAGTAGCAAGCAAAAATCTCCTGTTACCACAGTGCAGTATAGGAGTTTCTCTCTGCTCGCTCGTGGACCTGTGTTGTTGACATGTACCCAGGATGGAAACCTGTCTTTCTTCAG TGTGGCTTTGGAGATAAATGGCTATTTAACTCTTCGATGCTCTCTAAAATTAGCTCCACGTATACACAAAATTCAAGCTTCTTTCTGTCCTCTCCTTTCCCTTGAAAAAGGAGAATTCATAG TTGCTGGAAGTGAGGACTCAAATGTCTACTTTTATGATTTAACTCGGCCCAAAAATACATGTGTGAACAAGCTACAG GGTCATCGATTTCCTGTGATGGGTATTGCCTGGAACCATGGAGAAAATTTATTGGCTTCATCTGATTTTTATGGCGTAGTAATTGTGTGGAAGAGAGAAagaacaaatcaaaacaaatatacACAACAATAG
- the LOC137826555 gene encoding uncharacterized protein isoform X2, with protein sequence MSRSKNWERDSSRAPSLQSTPGNSGRFFPSPTPHSRWSEVDSLSSGRDLQNANPVHNHRLSFGSSVSDSDHPRHRGAESAYSFVGMHCIFDKCKASVTVLKFGHMSSDLLGYGASDGTLTVCSVSENPSVIKQLDGHSKDVTDFDFTSNNQYIASSSLDKTVRVWEIAKGICIRVIYGVSPQLCIRFHPVNNNFLSVGNANKEINVFNFSTGRVINKSLFDSEVTSLDHDHTGLLIFCGDGQGCIYSVNMNSHTGVLSRSHRYRSSSKQKSPVTTVQYRSFSLLARGPVLLTCTQDGNLSFFSVALEINGYLTLRCSLKLAPRIHKIQASFCPLLSLEKGEFIVAGSEDSNVYFYDLTRPKNTCVNKLQGHRFPVMGIAWNHGENLLASSDFYGVVIVWKRERTNQNKYTQQ encoded by the exons ATGAGTAGGTCTAAAAACTGGGAAAGGGATAGTTCGCGAGCCCCTAGTCTGCAGAGTACTCCAGGAAACAG TGGCCGATTTTTTCCATCTCCAACTCCACACTCCCGTTGGTCTGAGGTGGATAGCTTGAGTTCTGGGAGG GATCTGCAAAATGCAAATCCAGTACATAATCATAGATTGAGTTTTGGCTCAAGTGTAAGTGATTCTGATCATCCTAGACACCGTGGGGCTGAGTCTGCTTATTCTTTTGTTGGAATGCATTGTATCTTTGACAAGTGCAAAGCCTCTG TTACCGTGTTGAAGTTTGGGCACATGAGTTCTGATCTACTTGGTTATGGGGCATCTGATGGAACCTTGACTGTCTGCAGTGTATCAGAGAATCCTTCAGTCATCAAACAACTGGATGGGCATTCCAAAGATGTAACAG attttgaTTTTACATCAAATAATCAATACATTGCATCGTCTTCATTGGATAAAACTGTGAGAGTATGGGAGATAGCGAAAGGTATTTGCATACGGGTGATATATGGAGTATCTCCACAATTGTGTATCCGTTTTCACCCT GTAAATAATAACTTCCTTTCAGTTGGAAATGCAAACAAAGAAATCAAC GTGTTCAATTTTAGTACCGGAAGGGTAATTAATAAATCACTATTTGACAGTGAAGTTACCTCTTTGGACCATGACCATACAGGACTTCTCATATTTTGTGGAGATGGACAG GGATGTATATACTCAGTAAATATGAACTCTCACACCGGTGTATTATCTCGCTCGCATCGTTATCGAAGTAGTAGCAAGCAAAAATCTCCTGTTACCACAGTGCAGTATAGGAGTTTCTCTCTGCTCGCTCGTGGACCTGTGTTGTTGACATGTACCCAGGATGGAAACCTGTCTTTCTTCAG TGTGGCTTTGGAGATAAATGGCTATTTAACTCTTCGATGCTCTCTAAAATTAGCTCCACGTATACACAAAATTCAAGCTTCTTTCTGTCCTCTCCTTTCCCTTGAAAAAGGAGAATTCATAG TTGCTGGAAGTGAGGACTCAAATGTCTACTTTTATGATTTAACTCGGCCCAAAAATACATGTGTGAACAAGCTACAG GGTCATCGATTTCCTGTGATGGGTATTGCCTGGAACCATGGAGAAAATTTATTGGCTTCATCTGATTTTTATGGCGTAGTAATTGTGTGGAAGAGAGAAagaacaaatcaaaacaaatatacACAACAATAG
- the LOC137832405 gene encoding protein CHROMATIN REMODELING 35-like, giving the protein MESSDDVSSAKRYCSTGFSPGPHRDKRQKLSDVDDHTNPFAISDVVVRIEHGKFGSVTKEIEALVARKMQILGPYFAKYPGLVDQLINVVTDHDEDTAMFEDQLDNGLTYHNVIDSEGKDVSAAPIPVIHIDSDVEDDGDERSIVPFPEASEEEDDRHNKSIVPFHEASKEEDDRHNISIVRFHEASKEEDDRQKKSVVPFHEASEEEDDRQKKSVASFYEIVLPREVVPSPVVMKTTRPRTPMRNHGKSKDLKIETSMADKGTTRDKGVYIGVEEQEDLQVDTADNEGLEDIWKEMSMAMECSKVVSANPLLDEEVGRDHEEEERDEDCDHSLILKDDIGYVCRVCGIIDRRIETIFEFQYKVKRSTRTYASDSCKTKAKADVFGINVVGDDLMVTEIPAHPRHMKQMKPHQVEGFNFLGRNLAGDHPGGCILAHAPGSGKTFMIISFMQSFLGKYPNARPLVVLPKGILSTWKKEFQIWQVEDIPLYDFYTVKADSRSQQLEVLKQWMEKKSVLFLGYKQFSSIVCDNGTNSTSLSCQDILLKVPSILILDEGHNPRNENTDMVQSLAKVQTPRKVVLSGTLYQNHVREVFNILNLVRPKFLKMETSKPIVRRIESRVHIPGMRTFYDLVENTLKGTDFKGKVAVIRDLREMTSNVLHYYKGDFLEELPGLVDFTVVLNLSPKQKLDLERLKKSSGKFKISSVGSALYLHPKLKSLAEKCGENNISDDILDALIEKSDPRDGVKSKFFWNMLNLCESAGEKLLVFSQYLLPLKYLERLTVQTKGWSLGREIFVISGESSYEQREWSMEKFNNSPNAKVFFGSIKACGEGISLVGASRIVILDVHLNPSVTRQAIGRAFRPGQQKKVFVYRLVSADSPEEEDNNTCLKKELISKMWFEWNEYCGDRAFEVEQVLLKDCNDLFLESPLLGEDVKALYKR; this is encoded by the exons ATGGAATCTTCTGATGATGTGTCATCAGCTAAACGCTACTGTTCAACCG GATTTTCCCCTGGCCCTCACAGAGACAAAAGACAGAAGTTATCAGATGTCGATGACCATACGAATCCATTTGCAATTTCGGATGTTGTGGTTCGTATAGAGCATGGGAAATTTGGAAGTGTCACAAAAGAGATAGAGGCTCTTGTAGCCCGAAAAATGCAGATACTTGGACCTTACTTTGCAAAGTATCCCGGACTTGTTGATCAATTGATCAATGTGGTAACTGACCACGATGAAGACACTGCTATGTTCGAAGATCAACTAGACAATGGTTTGACATATCATAATGTCATAGATTCGGAGGGGAAGGATGTTAGTGCAGCTCCAATTCCTGTTATCCACATTGATTCAGATGTGGAAGATGATGGAGATGAAAGATCTATTGTTCCATTTCCTGAAGCTTCAGAGGAGGAAGATGATAGACATAATAAATCTATTGTTCCTTTTCATGAAGCTTCAAAAGAGGAAGATGATAGACATAATATATCTATTGTTCGTTTTCATGAAGCTTCAAAAGAGGAAGATGACAGACAAAAAAAATCTGTTGTTCCATTTCATGAAGCTTCAGAAGAGGAAGATGATAGACAAAAAAAATCTGTTGCTTCGTTTTATGAAATTGTGTTGCCGAGAGAAGTTGTACCATCTCCTGTTGTGATGAAGACAACT AGGCCGCGTACTCCCATGCGTAATCATGGCAAAAGTAAAGATCTGAAAATTGAGACAAGTATGGCGGATAAAGGTACCACTAGAGATAAAGGTGTTTATATCGGTGTAGAAGAGCAAGAGGATCTTCAGGTTGACACCGCAGATAATGAGGGCCTAGAAGATATTTGGAAGGAGATGTCAATGGCAATGGAGTGTTCCAAA GTTGTTTCCGCGAATCCTCTGCTAGATGAAGAAGTAGGAAGAgaccatgaagaagaagaaagagatgaGGACTGCGATCATTCTTTGATTTTAAAAGATGATATTGGTTATGTTTGTCGGGTTTGTGGCATTATTGACCGAAGAATTGAAACCATATTTGAGTTTCAGTACAAG GTTAAACGGAGCACAAGGACTTATGCCTCTGACTCCTGTAAGACCAAAGCAAAAGCAGATGTATTTGGAATTAACGTTGTTGGAGATGACCTCATGGTTACTGAAATCCCAGCGCACCCTAGACACATGAAACAGATGAAACCCCATCAAGTTGAAGGATTCAATTTTCTTGGTAGAAATCTTGCAGGTGACCATCCTGGTGGCTGCATCTTAGCCCATGCTCCAGGATCTGGGAAAACATTCATGATAATCAGTTTCATGCAAAGTTTTCTAGGCAAGTATCCGAATGCAAGACCCTTAGTGGTGCTTCCTAAGGGAATATTGTCAACATGGAAAAAGGAGTTTCAAATATGGCAGGTGGAGGACATACCTCTGTATGACTTCTACACAGTGAAGGCAGACAGCAGAagtcaacaactggaagtgctgAAGCAATGGATGGAGAAGAAGAGTGTTCTTTTCCTAGGATACAAACAGTTCTCCTCTATTGTCTGTGATAATGGGACCAATAGTACATCATTATCTTGCCAAGATATTTTGCTCAAGGTTCCTTCAATTCTTATTTTAGACGAGGGACACAATCCTAGGAATGAAAACACAGATATGGTGCAGTCCCTTGCAAAAGTTCAAACGCCTAGAAAAGTTGTACTGTCAGGAACCCTTTATCAAAATCATGTCAGGGAGGtgtttaacattttaaatcttGTTCGGCCAAAATTTTTGAAGATGGAAACATCTAAGCCTATTGTGAGACGGATTGAAAGTAGAGTTCATATACCAGGAATGAGAACCTTTTATGATCTCGTTGAAAACACTTTGAAGGGCACAGATTTTAAAGGGAAAGTGGCTGTCATACGAGATTTGCGCGAGATGACAAGCAATGTCCTTCATTATTATAAAGGGGATTTTCTTGAAGAGCTTCCCGGTCTCGTTGATTTTACTGTGGTTCTCAATCTTAGCCCTAAACAAAAGCTTGACCTTGAAAGATTAAAGAAGTCATCTGGAAAGTTCAAGATATCTTCTGTAGGCAGTGCTCTCTATTTGCACCCCAAACTGAAATCTTTAGCTGAAAAATGTGGAGAAAATaatatatctgatgatatactCGATGCTCTGATAGAAAAATCAGATCCCAGAGATGGTGTGAAGTCCAAATTCTTCTGGAACATGCTAAATTTGTGTGAATCAGCCGGAGAGAAACTTCTAGTATTCAGTCAATATTTGCTTCCTTTGAAATATCTAGAAAGGTTAACCGTGCAAACCAAAGGGTGGAGTCTAGGCAGGGAAATATTTGTAATCTCAGGAGAATCAAGCTATGAGCAGAGAGAATGGTCCATGGAAAAATTTAACAATTCTCCAAATGCCAAAGTCTTCTTTGGCTCCATTAAGGCTTGTGGAGAGGGCATATCATTGGTCGGGGCATCACGCATAGTTATTTTGGACGTTCATCTTAATCCTTCAGTTACTCGCCAAGCTATTGGTCGAGCATTCAGACCGGGCCAGCAGAAGAAAGTCTTTGTGTATCGATTGGTGTCTGCAGATTCTCCAGAAGAGGAGGATAACAACACTTGTTTGAAGAAggaattaatttcaaaaatgtggTTTGAATGGAACGAGTATTGTGGTGATCGAGCATTTGAAGTTGAGCAAGTTCTTCTCAAAGACTGTAACGATCTTTTTCTTGAGAGTCCATTGCTAGGAGAAGATGTAAAAGCTCTGTACAAAAG GTAG